One Plasmodium cynomolgi strain B DNA, chromosome 2, whole genome shotgun sequence genomic window carries:
- a CDS encoding VIR-like CYIR protein (putative), whose translation MAQKRLIDTAIISSLQDEYRTLDIWPKLNASKLLKVYNNYDSLCKEINSQSSGSVENDVCMAFFGYVEDVVRGEHHDTLRGIYDDFVKLNYSEPVSYGVYSQHLTNFLYYFKKVAKKKMMKNINMIKELYEDNDLLKGIVKLFYFSENVAGIREKLSSHDHADYKKTCEFVNDCIDVYRDFLNYTCPPEYYDRLTNSTVCNELHVFFDNYDKILYRPLKSHNRFGSLRDYPDTARVRCDLDESLYKSYPT comes from the exons ATGGCGCAAAAAAGATTAATTGATACAGCTATCATCAGTTCCCTGCAAGATGAG TACCGCACTTTGGACATATGGCCCAAGTTAAATGCCTCGAAATTGCTCAAAGTTTATAACAACTACGATTCATTATGTAAAGAAATTAACTCACAATCGAGTGGAAGTGTAGAAAATGATGTCTGTATGGCTTTTTTTGGATACGTAGAGGATGTTGTTAGAGGAGAACATCATGATACATTGCGAGGCATTTATGATGATTTTGTGAAGTTAAATTATAGTGAACCTGTGTCCTACGGTGTTTATTCCCAGCACTTgactaattttttatactattttaaaaaagtagcaaagaaaaaaatgatgaaaaatattaatatgatCAAGGAACTCTACGAAGATAATGATCTGTTGAAGGGAATAGTgaagttattttattttagtgAGAATGTTGCAGGCATTcgagaaaaattatcaagTCATGATCATGCGGACTACAAGAAAACATGTGAGTTTGTAAATGATTGCATAGATGTGTACagagattttttaaattatacgTGTCCCCCCGAATACTATGATAGGCTTACCAACAGTACAGTGTGCAATGAattgcatgttttttttgataactATGACAAGATTCTTTATCGCCCTTTGAAGAGTCATAATCGATTTGGTTCTTTGAGGGACTACCCCGATACAGCCAGAGTTAGGTGTGATTTAGACGAGTCCCTTTACAAGAGCTACCCAAC
- a CDS encoding VIR-like CYIR protein (putative) codes for MYEDIMIMIENFVPFFLVFWKILIVAVKIYLQIMKFGSFFIEWSYQKQTDPNVFTNWNLDKFVSLIESLIKANVQPILNDAEVLNKDNVKLRNVMKLYYFWENLGDITARFNANHDESYVPYCHFINDCLDIFNVYYPEVCSAHWPEETKPKNICKLFEDIKDGYKNRLYPYIERRKALIKGYGDGIFEYRLQCKFNQREYGSRPIESFFAQPNSGFLTGFNKLIVSSFSMLGVLMFFFLLYKLTPINRLFGSKEAERTRRWRSSVYQRTGEYTDYYGDQLDSVFGTEYGSESGTNFGSESVSNFGTETGTNFGSESVSDFGTETGTNFGSESVSDFGTERGSSYGRRQGSSYGGYYGDDNSSYMS; via the exons atgtacgaGGATATAATGATAATGATCGAGAActttgtcccattttttttggttttttggaaaatattaatcGTGGCGGTAAAGATATATTTACAAATCATGAAatttggttctttttttatcgagTGGTCATATCAAAAGCAGACAGATCCGAATGTATTTACTAATTGGAATTTGGATAAATTTGTTAGTTTAATTGAAAGTTTAATTAAAGCGAATGTTCAACCAATCCTTAATGATGCAGAAGTTTTAAACAAGgataatgtaaaattaagaaaCGTAATGaaattgtattatttttggGAAAATCTTGGAGATATTACAGCACGATTTAATGCGAATCATGATGAATCCTATGTACCCTATTGCCATTTCATCAACGATTGTCTTGATATATTTAATGTTTACTACCCGGAAGTTTGTTCTGCTCATTGGCCAGAAGAAACTAAACCTAAGAacatatgtaaattattCGAAGATATCAAAGATGGATATAAGAATCGGTTGTACCCATATATTGAACGTAGGAAGGCTCTTATTAAAGGTTATGGAGATGGTATCTTCGAATATAGACTCCAGTGCAAGTTTAATCAAAGGGAGTATGGTAGTCGACCCATTGAGAGTTTCTTCGCTCAACCCAATTCAGGATTTTTAACAGGGTTTAACAAGTTAATTGTAAGCTCCTTTTCTATGTTAGGAGTGcttatgtttttcttccttttgtataAG TTAACCCCAATTAACAGATTGTTCGGTTCCAAGGAGGCAGAAAGGACACGAAGATGGAGGAGCTCGGTATATCAACGCACAGGAGAATACACAGATTACTATGGAGATCAATTAGACAGTGTATTCGGAACTGAGTACGGAAGTGAAAGCGGAACTAATTTTGGAAGTGAAAGCGTATCTAATTTCGGAACTGAAACCGGAACTAATTTCGGAAGTGAAAGCGTATCTGATTTCGGAACTGAAACCGGAACTAATTTCGGAAGTGAAAGTGTATCTGATTTCGGAACCGAAAGAGGATCATCATATGGAAGACGACAGGGATCTTCTTATGGAGGATATTACGGGGATGATAACTCCTCGTACATGTCTTAG
- a CDS encoding VIR-like CYIR protein (putative), with translation MSSLVKYPNSARVRCDLSESLYYTPFFSIYKSDSEEFTLFGIFVVGSFVMFAVYLIVLILYKFTPLGLKFDSEKRRKARRIWREVERNQYGSFSTLSDYTNASDYTNASYYTNASDYTDGSVYTDGSVYTDGSVHTDGSDYTDGSESTYTDNESYVFTQPNPRYY, from the exons ATGTCATCCCTAGTGAAATACCCCAATTCAGCTCGAGTCAGATGTGACTTAAGCGAGTCCTTATATTACACTCCATTCTTTAGCATATACAAAAGTGACAGTGAAGAGTTTACCCTATTTGGAATTTTCGTCGTTGGAAGTTTTGTCATGTTTGCGGTATACCTGATTGTGCTAATTTTGTATAAG TTTACTCCACTTGGATTGAAATTCGACTcggaaaaacgaagaaagGCTAGAAGAATATGGAGGGAAGTCGAAAGGAATCAGTATGGATCCTTCTCTACCCTCAGTGATTACACTAATGCTAGTGATTACACTAATGCTAGTTATTACACTAATGCTAGTGATTACACTGATGGTAGTGTTTACACTGATGGTAGTGTTTACACTGATGGTAGTGTTCACACTGATGGTAGTGATTACACTGATGGTAGTGAATCCACATACACGGATAACGAATCATACGTATTTACTCAGCCCAATCCTAGATATTATTAA